The following are encoded in a window of Salvelinus sp. IW2-2015 unplaced genomic scaffold, ASM291031v2 Un_scaffold8082, whole genome shotgun sequence genomic DNA:
- the LOC112079462 gene encoding myosin-11, which produces MANKKQMTEDEKFLFLDKDFINSPMAQADWSAKKLVWIPSEKNGFEAASVKEEHGDECLVELADNGKKVTVNKDDIQKMNPPKFSKVEDMAELTCLNEASVLHNIRERYFSGLIYTYSGLFCVVVNPYKMLPIYSEKIIEMYKGKKRHEVPPHIYSITDNAYRNMMQGRFIVHSYTSSCYCSFFVWEGRAGVXSIQSIN; this is translated from the exons ATGGCTAATAAAAAACAGATGACTGAGGACGAGAAGTTCCTCTTCCTGGACAARGACTTCATCAACAGTCCCATGGCCCAGGCCGACTGGTCAGCCAAGAAGCTGGTGTGGATCCCCTCGGAGAAGAATGGCTTCGAGGCGGCGAGCGTCAAGGAGGAGCACGGGGACGAGTGCCTGGTAGAGCTGGCCGACAACGGGAAGAAGGTGACGGTGAACAAGGATGATATCCAGAAGATGAACCCTCCCAAGTTCAGTAAGGTGGAGGACATGGCCGAGCTCACCTGCCTGAACGAGGCRTCGGTGCTGCACAACATCCGGGAGAGGTACTTCTCCGGGCTCATCTAT ACATACTCTGGCCTGTTCTGTGTAGTGGTGAACCCATACAAGATGCTGCCCATCTACTCTGAGAAAATCATTGAGATGTACAAAGGGAAGAAACGCCACGAAGTTCCCCCTCACATCTACTCCATCACTGACAATGCCTACAGAAACATGATGCAAGGTAGGTTCATCGTTCATAGTTACACCTCTTCCTGTTACTGTAGCTTCTTTGTCTGGGAAGGCAGGGCTGGCGTCGMTTCAATTCAGTCCATCAATTGA